AGGTTGCTCACCGAACATGGCGCGGTCTCGGGGATGTGTGTGCCCATGCTGGTTCAGGACAAGGTCTACGGGGTGATGACGGCCCATTCGAAGCGGGTCCGCAAGTTCAGTCAGCAGGAGCAGGAGTTTTTGTGCACCATGGCCAACACCATCGGGACGGTCCTGGAGCGGCGATGGCATGAAGAAACGCAGATGGATTTTTATCATCGCCTCTTTTCCTCCGCGGAGGACGGTGTGATGATGACCGACACCACCGGCCGAATTTTGGAATGGAATCCGGCTCTGGAGCGCATGACCGGGTGGACGCGCGAAGAGGCCCTGGGGAAGCGCCCGACCATTCTGAAGTCCGGGAAGCAACCGCCGGAATTCTACGAGCGGTTGTGGGCCTCCATTCGCTCCGGCCACCCCTTCGTCGAACGCTTTGTGAACAGACGAAAAGACGGGTCCGAGTTCTTGGTGTGGGAACGTGTCAGCCCGGTCAAGGCCTTCGACGGGACGACCCAGTATTTCATGGCGATTCTGACCGATCTCAGCGAGCGGGAACAGATGTTGGAAGCTCTTCGTCACACAGAGCAGGTGAAACTAGTCGGTCAGCTTGCCGGCGGTATTCTGCACGAGGTGCGCAACCCCCTCATCGGGTTGGGCAGTTTGGCCACACATCTGGCCGAACAGGTGTCCCTTCCGCAGGACGCTCGCGACCGGTGCCGGCTGATCGCGCGGGAGGCGGCTCGGATCGATGAACTCTTGGAATCGCATCTGGGACAGTTGCGGCCCAGGCCGTTCGATATCGCTCCCTGCGACATGGCGTCGGTGCTGGAGGATACACTGACGTTGCTCCGTCCGAACTTAGTCAAGCACCAGATTCTGATCAGGAGCTCGGTTGCGTCCGACCTGCCGGCCGTCGAAGCATCGAGGGCCCATATTTTACAAGTGTTCTTGAACATCGCGATGAATGCCATCGATGCCATGCCGAACGGCGGTCACGTGCATGTGACGCTCGTGCCGGACATCCGGCGCGTGCCTGGGGTGTTGATGCGATTTGCGGATACGGGCAAGGGGATACCGGCCGAGGACTTGGGACGGATCTACGAACCATTTTTCACGAACGGGAAGGCGAAAGGGGTAGGCCTCGGACTC
The DNA window shown above is from Fimbriimonadaceae bacterium and carries:
- a CDS encoding PAS domain S-box protein, producing the protein MKLESVPTSATVMASTHRKRAKISRPVGAELAAAEVLAWLSDCIHGGLCFVCRGLLIFENSQFAELVKRAPSPAEGMEHALRRRLLDDAIEWNTRALGARKTAEYTLETQHGGRLYYACRFNVVPYRGERGVLMVLEDVTERIALAQEAAHVARFHSALARIGTLAVSGLSAQALMNEAVRETAAALEVELCKILVPRERDSHLYIMAGVGLQTDLIGKLTIEGGTHSQAGYAIRERVPVVVDDLRQETRFSPSRLLTEHGAVSGMCVPMLVQDKVYGVMTAHSKRVRKFSQQEQEFLCTMANTIGTVLERRWHEETQMDFYHRLFSSAEDGVMMTDTTGRILEWNPALERMTGWTREEALGKRPTILKSGKQPPEFYERLWASIRSGHPFVERFVNRRKDGSEFLVWERVSPVKAFDGTTQYFMAILTDLSEREQMLEALRHTEQVKLVGQLAGGILHEVRNPLIGLGSLATHLAEQVSLPQDARDRCRLIAREAARIDELLESHLGQLRPRPFDIAPCDMASVLEDTLTLLRPNLVKHQILIRSSVASDLPAVEASRAHILQVFLNIAMNAIDAMPNGGHVHVTLVPDIRRVPGVLMRFADTGKGIPAEDLGRIYEPFFTNGKAKGVGLGLTITRDMVERHHGQLIIQSPPGSGAVVDVWLPLKHEVS